In Mycoplasmopsis cynos, the following are encoded in one genomic region:
- the mip gene encoding Ig-specific serine endopeptidase MIP encodes MKIKKIKNILLGISPIFPILLVTSCETSKDDKQNPQEKSPKDTEQSETPNDATIVQIYNDAKQLTFNFTEYDHLHKKASDIFFTSLEAESIKFNVTGDKASLYEYRILSLAPDKDEKGQIISNRTGKGKISFEIKSKLNPEKSIIHTIEVSGFKNNPQNIGADGILPPSEFVLPKSYAAQYATDFNQIKRFEKDNEDYIKTLKRQPGLDDAKFRSDLGSVTQEQKNKFNELAKSVNQDSYDNLKLKGFTLPVYDSNGSVKGLHLYDAPELGKGPSWVDVVNRNPYDSKGIPRVLINEHYRDIALQTIRIAFNNPDEEKTKELGKPTGRLTSGTAWILDYVKPESGKYPTKWYYGTNLHVADALTSKTTDWGIEVLSKKINILTKLKVNQLDDRYIHKGFQGKNGIKKIFTGDNYLKTKPSDFLADEQKTKYADNEEFIDFAVLEIDFKDLGLSEAEIKEVTNDYANLDQSKKVKFISNSYLKDYSKIDFPLSRKKLDNEYKGDSLYILGYPTAAGDYFLKPYEEDDQKKVAKYTYSLWTNAETKFYGDILRDENTGKSKYTDKELKRGNFLSYEIGYRSFIDKPGVTDTFLATHRVGPNLHTSETAPNGLINFGLEYMPRHYVPAGGSSGSSVRNQNYELVGIFHAANSSANAGLAAAFRSEGYDYKGLYGSYNLPQYDLIYGGGRDQSKSYREEMKKLYESKNVKTELFPDGFADDKVPEKFKFNSTISSTSQEKTIEKGKS; translated from the coding sequence ATGAAAATTAAAAAGATAAAAAATATTTTACTCGGTATAAGTCCTATCTTTCCTATTTTATTAGTTACATCATGTGAAACAAGTAAGGATGATAAACAAAACCCTCAGGAAAAATCGCCGAAGGATACTGAACAAAGTGAAACACCTAATGATGCTACAATTGTGCAAATTTATAATGATGCAAAACAATTAACATTTAATTTTACTGAATATGATCATCTTCATAAAAAAGCAAGTGATATCTTTTTTACAAGTTTAGAAGCAGAATCAATTAAATTTAATGTAACTGGTGATAAAGCTTCATTATATGAATATAGAATTCTTAGTTTAGCACCAGATAAAGATGAAAAAGGCCAAATAATTTCAAATAGAACTGGAAAGGGTAAAATTTCATTTGAAATAAAATCAAAGTTAAATCCTGAGAAGTCAATCATTCATACCATTGAAGTTAGTGGTTTTAAAAATAATCCTCAAAATATTGGTGCTGATGGTATTTTGCCGCCAAGTGAATTCGTTTTGCCTAAATCTTATGCAGCTCAATATGCAACAGATTTTAACCAAATAAAAAGATTTGAAAAAGATAATGAAGATTATATTAAAACTTTAAAAAGACAACCAGGATTAGATGACGCTAAATTTAGAAGCGATTTAGGTTCAGTAACACAAGAACAAAAAAATAAGTTTAATGAATTAGCTAAAAGTGTTAATCAAGATTCATATGATAATTTAAAATTAAAAGGATTTACTTTACCAGTTTATGATTCAAACGGATCGGTTAAGGGCTTGCATTTATATGATGCACCTGAACTTGGTAAAGGTCCAAGTTGAGTTGATGTTGTTAATAGAAATCCATATGATTCAAAAGGAATTCCAAGAGTTTTAATTAATGAACATTATAGAGATATAGCTTTACAAACAATAAGAATTGCCTTTAATAATCCTGATGAAGAAAAAACTAAAGAATTGGGAAAACCAACAGGTAGATTGACATCAGGTACAGCTTGAATTTTGGATTATGTAAAACCAGAAAGTGGAAAATATCCAACTAAATGATATTATGGCACAAACCTTCACGTAGCTGATGCCCTTACAAGCAAAACAACTGATTGGGGTATAGAAGTTCTATCTAAAAAAATTAATATACTAACTAAATTAAAAGTTAATCAGCTTGATGATCGTTATATCCATAAAGGTTTTCAAGGAAAAAATGGAATAAAGAAAATTTTTACTGGTGATAATTATTTAAAAACAAAACCATCTGATTTTCTAGCTGATGAACAAAAAACAAAGTATGCAGATAATGAAGAGTTTATTGATTTTGCAGTTTTAGAAATTGATTTTAAAGATTTAGGGCTTTCAGAGGCTGAAATTAAAGAAGTTACTAATGATTATGCTAATTTAGATCAAAGCAAGAAGGTTAAATTTATTAGTAATTCATACTTAAAAGATTATTCAAAAATAGATTTCCCTTTATCAAGGAAAAAACTTGATAATGAATATAAAGGTGATAGTTTATATATTTTAGGTTATCCGACAGCCGCTGGTGATTACTTTTTAAAACCTTATGAAGAAGATGATCAAAAAAAAGTTGCAAAATACACATATAGTTTATGAACAAATGCCGAAACTAAATTCTATGGCGATATTTTACGTGATGAAAATACTGGAAAATCTAAATATACTGATAAAGAATTAAAAAGAGGGAATTTCTTATCATATGAAATTGGATATCGTTCATTTATTGATAAACCCGGTGTAACTGATACTTTTTTAGCTACACATAGAGTTGGACCAAATCTTCATACATCAGAAACAGCACCAAATGGATTAATTAATTTTGGTTTAGAATATATGCCAAGACATTATGTTCCTGCTGGTGGATCTTCTGGATCATCAGTTAGAAATCAAAATTATGAATTAGTAGGTATTTTCCATGCAGCAAATAGTAGTGCTAATGCTGGTTTAGCCGCTGCATTTAGATCAGAAGGATATGATTATAAAGGTTTATATGGATCTTATAATTTACCTCAATATGATTTAATTTATGGTGGAGGAAGAGACCAATCTAAATCATACCGTGAGGAAATGAAAAAACTTTATGAATCTAAAAATGTTAAAACAGAATTATTTCCTGATGGTTTTGCAGATGACAAAGTTCCAGAAAAATTTAAATTTAATTCAACAATATCATCAACTTCACAAGAAAAAACAATAGAGAAAGGAAAATCATAA
- a CDS encoding putative immunoglobulin-blocking virulence protein yields the protein MKKMLNRKTKLALILVSTSVACSALSSGIIYNSIPNTTFSDKFSITSNFKKELISKNNLNLKDLNPSGADVNIKEIIIDKPLPKPEPKPNPVPVPEIKPELKPKPKPEPTPEVKEAPKTSPIPNPTPQPTPTPAPKPIPKPQLPKSTKQKITFENFSSFTADVTIPPDRIDSRDDIEKGITNPDGYKAEIVPDVNSVEVTEEHRNTTRKNARGSLNKYIGIPFLKDNYTDDDYARLLNDGPNRDALINIIWKFRDLLLNGDKVYDFLTDQGKSKYQDIKKIQNQDVRFLRLITYIDVSKFNKLSDNAENNLSKGLLISKDESNVYINANGEIDSRAYSPISNKVTSRLQRDNKLKRVFGYDSYFKRNPDDVANGSYPGWTKTDVTSSAEYSKYNVSHSDGISIIKLTRDKKDDKLRNEGIVVEIDTANPSGYSKTLKLIQELKNDGKEITSYRIKNIGKNDANQRFREIFDALPDVLPQLELFFVSQNTSALAALENKKIKELSLYTSENSLAEGWSLYPFALRNTSWVNTIDYNVSREYGYGVKVFTRITFDSLSFEDSDYDGTSYNRINDGLRMAYWTRNNEPIFQGGFGAGLHPDSNEGGNSYPLGLDLSRVTRKKTLRGLIFYDINKPSNTPRKLKRIVLYNNSENWNVDTDELNHAQFDVLSTQQPQMPRSKIIFSNGKETKKIRIAPTKEVSTLTSDGLNNLNILLNYSDGTFSNSTIIEVPKGATDLYNTLKGTGRNVQYFDPNQPDFDFS from the coding sequence ATGAAAAAAATGTTAAATAGAAAAACAAAATTAGCATTAATTTTGGTTAGTACATCTGTTGCTTGTTCAGCTTTATCAAGTGGTATTATTTATAATTCCATACCAAATACCACCTTTTCTGATAAATTTTCTATTACAAGTAATTTTAAAAAAGAACTTATTTCTAAAAATAACCTTAATCTAAAAGATCTAAACCCTAGTGGTGCAGATGTAAATATTAAAGAGATAATTATAGATAAACCACTTCCTAAACCAGAACCAAAACCTAATCCAGTTCCTGTACCAGAAATTAAACCAGAACTAAAACCAAAACCTAAACCTGAACCAACTCCAGAAGTGAAAGAGGCTCCGAAAACTTCACCAATTCCAAATCCAACACCACAGCCTACACCAACCCCGGCTCCAAAACCTATTCCTAAGCCTCAATTGCCAAAATCAACAAAACAAAAGATTACTTTTGAAAACTTTTCGTCATTTACTGCTGATGTAACAATACCCCCAGATAGAATTGATTCAAGAGACGATATCGAAAAAGGAATAACAAATCCCGATGGATATAAAGCAGAAATTGTACCAGATGTTAATTCAGTTGAAGTGACAGAAGAACATAGAAATACAACTAGAAAAAATGCTAGAGGTTCATTAAATAAATATATTGGTATACCATTTCTTAAAGATAATTATACCGATGATGATTATGCAAGATTATTAAATGATGGTCCTAATCGTGATGCGTTAATTAATATTATTTGAAAATTCCGTGATTTATTATTAAATGGTGATAAAGTATATGATTTTTTAACAGATCAGGGTAAATCAAAATATCAAGACATTAAAAAAATACAAAATCAAGATGTTAGATTTTTGAGATTAATAACATATATTGATGTATCTAAGTTTAATAAATTAAGTGATAATGCTGAAAATAATCTTTCTAAAGGTTTATTAATTTCAAAAGATGAAAGTAATGTATACATTAATGCTAATGGTGAAATAGATTCAAGAGCATATTCGCCAATTAGTAATAAAGTAACAAGTAGATTACAAAGAGATAATAAACTTAAAAGAGTTTTTGGGTATGATTCATATTTTAAGAGAAATCCCGATGATGTAGCTAACGGTTCATACCCAGGATGAACAAAAACTGATGTTACTAGTAGTGCTGAATATTCAAAATATAATGTATCTCATTCTGATGGAATATCAATAATTAAATTAACAAGAGATAAAAAAGATGATAAATTAAGAAACGAAGGTATTGTTGTTGAAATAGATACGGCAAATCCTTCAGGATATTCTAAAACTTTAAAACTAATTCAAGAATTAAAAAATGATGGTAAAGAAATTACAAGTTATAGAATTAAAAATATTGGCAAGAATGACGCAAATCAAAGATTCCGTGAAATTTTTGATGCTTTACCAGATGTATTACCACAACTTGAATTATTCTTTGTTTCACAAAACACCAGTGCATTAGCTGCATTAGAAAATAAGAAAATAAAAGAACTTTCATTATACACTTCTGAGAATTCGCTTGCTGAAGGTTGATCATTATATCCATTTGCTTTAAGAAATACTTCATGAGTAAATACAATTGATTATAATGTCTCAAGAGAATATGGATATGGCGTTAAGGTCTTTACAAGAATTACATTTGATAGCTTATCATTTGAAGATTCTGATTATGATGGAACTAGTTATAATAGAATTAATGATGGTTTAAGAATGGCATATTGAACCAGAAATAACGAACCAATTTTCCAAGGTGGATTTGGTGCTGGTTTACACCCTGATTCTAATGAAGGTGGAAATAGTTATCCACTTGGACTTGATTTAAGCAGAGTAACAAGAAAGAAAACTTTACGCGGATTGATATTTTATGATATAAATAAACCATCAAATACACCAAGAAAACTTAAGCGTATTGTTTTATATAATAATTCAGAAAATTGAAATGTTGATACAGATGAATTAAACCACGCACAATTTGATGTTTTATCGACTCAACAACCACAAATGCCTAGATCTAAAATTATTTTTAGTAATGGTAAAGAAACAAAGAAAATTCGTATTGCCCCAACAAAAGAAGTATCAACTTTAACTTCAGATGGACTTAATAATTTAAATATTTTACTTAATTATAGCGATGGAACATTTTCTAATTCAACTATTATTGAAGTTCCAAAAGGTGCAACTGATTTATATAATACTTTAAAAGGTACTGGTAGAAATGTTCAATATTTCGATCCAAATCAACCAGATTTTGATTTTAGTTAA
- a CDS encoding putative immunoglobulin-blocking virulence protein: MNDNTNSNRFSILNLSKPNFISKNNLDFSNLDPSITDINIKELEKVKPQEKPKPEINQAPIVLPKQEIEKEIKKEPTPAPKAPEIKKEEPAVVNPPVETIAEEPKDNSAIAIVDYGNVKVRIHVTPVPPRKDNPNDILKQIANRKPYISELAPDIQYVEVTEELKAQNRKFAQQALGKSILDGAFEAFRTPPIHWNEENFARYYESSPSNIYYFDKILEKFKNLLDNGDKVVEFLTDEGKKLYPELKKIKNEKIKRLRIISYIDITKFVLTSDKLEGELSQGYVIKPDNDNIYITEDGKLDSYSRTPLINGSVERLIKDNSELRTFDYNSYYGRTGKSVEEGTYPGWTKTDVTKNPEYAKYKIGDNDGIKFELIKRDVPDPKKRNQGIILTIDAENEAGYAKTLELINQLKADKKEITSYRIINIGRNNANQSFINIFKALPDKIPQLELFFETHNTTSLIALEDKEIDELSLYTTGNSNAGGWSINPWALKKTAWVNMIDYNVSFDYKPGLRVATRLGFDDIAFEDSDFDGKDFSRINNGLRMVYWVRNNERVFQGGLGAGLKPDRNEGENSYPVGLDLSRVTKIKSLRNLIFSDIEKPSNKPRKLVRLVLYNDSETFEIDADELNNANFGVIDTGPFSRSKISFRNGNQTRKIKITSKNGVTKLNSSGLDNLQKLITLARDNFGPETEFKVPNTDKELFEQLEKLGKKVIQVDPNEKAEFEFS, from the coding sequence ATTAATGATAATACCAATTCAAATAGATTTAGTATTCTTAATTTAAGTAAACCTAATTTTATTTCAAAAAATAATCTTGATTTTTCTAATTTAGATCCTTCTATTACAGATATTAATATTAAAGAATTAGAAAAAGTCAAACCACAAGAAAAACCAAAGCCTGAAATTAATCAAGCTCCAATTGTATTACCCAAACAAGAAATTGAAAAAGAAATAAAAAAAGAACCTACACCTGCTCCTAAAGCTCCAGAAATAAAAAAAGAGGAACCAGCAGTTGTTAATCCACCTGTTGAAACTATCGCTGAAGAGCCAAAAGATAATTCTGCTATTGCTATTGTTGATTATGGAAATGTTAAGGTAAGAATTCACGTTACACCTGTACCGCCTAGAAAAGATAATCCTAATGACATTTTAAAACAAATTGCTAATCGTAAGCCATACATTAGTGAATTGGCACCTGATATTCAATATGTTGAAGTAACTGAAGAGTTAAAAGCTCAAAATCGGAAATTTGCGCAACAAGCATTAGGAAAAAGTATTTTAGATGGTGCATTTGAAGCGTTTAGAACTCCTCCTATTCACTGAAATGAAGAAAATTTTGCTAGATATTACGAAAGTTCACCATCTAATATATATTACTTTGATAAAATTCTAGAAAAATTTAAAAATTTACTAGATAATGGAGATAAAGTAGTTGAGTTTTTAACAGATGAAGGTAAAAAACTTTATCCAGAATTAAAGAAGATCAAAAATGAAAAGATTAAACGTTTAAGAATTATTTCATATATTGATATAACTAAATTTGTTTTAACTTCTGATAAACTTGAAGGAGAATTATCACAAGGGTATGTAATAAAACCAGATAATGATAATATTTATATTACAGAAGATGGTAAATTAGATTCATATTCAAGAACTCCTTTAATAAATGGTTCAGTTGAGCGTTTAATAAAAGATAATAGTGAACTTAGAACTTTTGATTATAACTCGTACTATGGTAGAACTGGAAAAAGTGTTGAAGAAGGTACTTATCCAGGTTGAACTAAAACAGATGTAACTAAGAATCCTGAATATGCCAAATACAAAATTGGTGATAATGATGGAATTAAATTTGAATTGATTAAAAGAGATGTTCCAGATCCTAAAAAAAGAAATCAAGGTATTATTCTTACTATTGATGCTGAAAATGAAGCAGGTTATGCAAAAACGTTAGAATTAATTAATCAATTAAAGGCAGATAAAAAAGAAATTACTAGTTATCGTATTATTAACATCGGAAGAAATAATGCCAATCAATCATTTATAAATATTTTTAAAGCGCTACCTGATAAAATCCCACAACTAGAACTATTTTTTGAAACACATAACACAACTTCATTAATTGCTCTTGAAGATAAAGAAATTGATGAATTGTCTTTATATACAACTGGTAACTCTAATGCAGGTGGATGGTCAATTAATCCTTGAGCATTAAAGAAAACTGCTTGAGTAAATATGATCGATTATAATGTTAGTTTTGATTATAAACCTGGATTAAGAGTAGCTACTCGTCTAGGATTTGATGATATTGCATTTGAAGATTCTGATTTTGATGGAAAAGATTTTTCAAGAATTAACAATGGCCTAAGAATGGTATATTGGGTTAGAAATAATGAACGTGTTTTTCAAGGCGGTTTAGGTGCTGGATTAAAACCAGATAGAAATGAAGGAGAGAATAGTTATCCAGTTGGGCTTGATTTAAGTAGAGTTACAAAAATAAAATCATTAAGAAACCTTATTTTTAGTGATATTGAAAAACCAAGTAATAAACCGAGAAAACTTGTAAGACTTGTTTTATATAACGATTCTGAAACTTTTGAAATTGATGCTGATGAATTAAATAATGCTAATTTTGGTGTAATTGATACAGGTCCATTTTCAAGAAGTAAAATTAGTTTTAGAAATGGTAATCAAACCAGAAAAATTAAAATTACTTCAAAAAATGGTGTTACTAAATTAAATTCAAGTGGACTTGATAATTTGCAAAAATTAATCACATTAGCAAGAGATAATTTTGGACCTGAAACAGAGTTTAAGGTTCCAAATACTGATAAAGAATTATTTGAGCAATTAGAGAAGTTAGGCAAAAAAGTTATACAAGTTGATCCTAATGAAAAAGCAGAATTCGAATTCTCATAA